The nucleotide window GATGAGGTTCTTGTCTATCCGTTTGTTGTAGAAGTGAGGTGATAAACTATGGATCATTGTGAAAACAGCATGGTGCCGCGTACCGAAAAAGAAGTACAGGATTTACTAAAGCGTCTCAAGCGCATTGAAGGGCAGGTGCGCGGGGTGCAAAAAATGGTTGAAGATGACCGTTATTGCGTGGATATTATGGTGCAGATTTCCGCCATCAATGCAGCGCTGCATAACGTTGGTTTTCAATTGCTTGAGCGTCACGCGAGTCACTGCGTTGCCAAGGCGATTAGCGAAGGAAACGGCGAGCAATCCATGCAAGAACTTATGACAGTTATTAAACAATTTGCGAAAAAGTGAGGGAGAAACATGATTACGTTACATGTAGAAGGTATGACATGCAATCACTGCAAAGCGGCGGTTACAAATGCTCTGGAGGAACTGACAGGCGTTACCGCAGTAGAAGTACATTTGCAGGAAGGCACAGTTGACGTGCAATTCGATGAAGCAAAAGTAACAGTCGAAGCGCTGAAAGAAGCCATCGAAGAACAAGGCTACGACGTGAAGTAAGAAAAGGAGCTCCGCGGCATGCGGAGCTCCTTTTTTGAGGAATTTAGCTACTTTTGAAGATAATCTGGCAAGTTTCAGCAATTATTTAGCAACGCTATTAAAAATACAACGAACATCACAGCCACATGACTAATCCATTACCGTCCGTTTACAAAACGATAAAAAGCGAGAGAATAGCTTCTTCTTTTTTGTACAATTACCTCAGAAAACGGAGGTGAGGTCGTGAACAGGAGAGAAGAATGGTTAGATGCCGCAAAAGGCTTTGCTATGATACTGGTCGTTGCCGGACACGCCTATCAGCAAAGTGATATCATTACGTTTATTTACTGGTTTCATATGCCGGCTTTTTTCTTGTTCAGCGGCTATGTATCACGTCCGGTCGAAAACTGGTCGCAAGTGGGGAGCTATATTAAAAAGCGCTTTTACGGTCTATTAATCCCTTATATCACATATATGGCAATCTTCACGGTATGTCGTTATACAACAGAACTACTCCAAGGAAACACATCACTTTCCTGGTATTTATCTGACCTGGGGCAGCTCTTGGTTGGCGGCCGATTTATCACCGGGCATTATGGTGTATTCTGGTTTGTCACATGCCTATTTTTCACACAAATTTTGTTTGTGCTTCTGCAGCTTACCATTAAAAAAGAAGCTCTTCGGCTGCTTTCCATCGGCCTGTTTTATGTGCTTGCACATATTCAAGGAACAGTTGTCAGCACGTTACCAGGAAAAGAACCGTCCCTTCATGTGTTGATGCCGTGGAATCTTGATGTGACCATGCTGGCGCTCTTTTATTACAGCATCGGCTATTACGCAAAGCCGCTTTTACGTCGCGTGCCGAAATGGCTGACGGCAGGCAGCCTTGTGCTGACAGTCGGCGCTATGATCTTGCACAAACAAGGCATCATTGATTATCACTTAAGCATGAAGTATCTAACATACAACGATTATGTCTTAGACGCAATCATTCCGCTGGCGATGACAATCGCATATTGCGGGTTGTTTCAAATGCTGCGCTCTGTGCACATACAATCGTTTTTGTCATTTATCAATCAAAAAAGCATGGCGATTATGTACATGCACGTAAGTGTAAACAAAATATTGCTGGAGGTGTTTGATTACGGAAATATCATGTTTACGTTACTTGGCGTGACCATTCCAATTGTGATCGTCATAGTTGTGTCCCAATATAAACAATGGATTCATGTTATCAAGAGCCGAAGTATTGCATGGAGAGATATGCCGGCGATGATGGTCATGCAAAGGAAAATGTAAGAAGCATACGATGGCGTATGCTTCTTTTTTATCTACTAAAGCACCTCCCGGTTGATAACAGACGTCGCTACCTCCAAGGCTTGGTCAAGTTGGTTTGTCTGCAAATAGTAGTTGTACAGTTCTTTTTCGTACTGTATGAGATAGGAAATATGGCCATTTGTCTTAAAGTAAGGTAAGGCCTTCTTATGTATGTGATTGTAATAGCGTTTGAAATGCTTCTGTACATAATGGATGTGCAGTATAAAAAGAATCTCATATAGTTCATAAGCGAATACTTGTGAAGTATGTAACCCTTGTCTGGAAAGCTTCAGCAATTCATCCTTTGGAAGCAAGGCACCTTTTATGCAGCTGTGGACATAAGCCTCCAATGATAGAATGTATTCCTTCGAGCCCTCCGGCTTTAAGGCCATGGACTTCAGGTACAGCTCGCTGGCATTTTTATAATCTTTATTGTGGAAATATACCGATCCTAAGTTGTGAAGGCCCTTTGCTTTCTTTTCTGTAGCATGGCATAAATCACAGATTTGAATGAGAGATTCATAGTCTTTGATCATTTGTTCCGAATGTTTACATTCCATTTCTTGCAGCTGTCCCAATCTCAGCATTTCGGCATTAATAATACCTGGTAAATTATTGTTTTCTTTAAAAGCTTTTAAAGCTTTTACAGCGTTTTCATGGGCCATGAGCCTGCTATTCATATAATGATAAGCGATTCCTAAATGATACAAGTATTCCGGATTCGGGTAATCAGTATCAGAAATCTGTGTGAGAGCATCCAAGGCTTTTGTGAATTCTTGTCGGGACAAATAACAAATGCCGAGAAGATGGTTGCATAGACTATCTTCGAAAGGAGTAAACGCGTGTCTGTATTTTAGCAGTTTAGTCACAGCTTGGTATGCTTTGTCTTCCTCCTGCTGCATGAGAAGATATCTGGCTGATAACAAGGAGTAGAGGATATTTTCCTTCAAAATACAAATCCATTCATGGGTTTCGAGCTCTTGCTTAATGCTTTCTATTTGCTGACTTCTTTGTTTAATCATTGCATCATGCCAATTCATAAGTTTTTTTTGGATTTTTTTAAATTTTCGCCTTTCTTGCTCCATATTGATGCCAAGCTTGTTGGATAGATCCGTTATTAATTCAGGTGAATACTCTGTCAATCCACGCTCCACCTTGCTGATATGGGTCGCGGAACAAATGCCTTTTCCCAAGTCGGTTTGTGTCATGTTAGCTTTTTCTCGATAGAATCGTATAATATTTCCTTCCTGCATGGCAAATCCCCCGTTTAGATAAATGATGTGAAATAGAATAGGAATGTAGCTATTGTTTACAAAAAAAGGATGTAATGTGTGCAAAACTCCAAACTTATGATGTTACACCTATGAGTTCCTATATAGAAAAAACAAGTATCTTATATGAATTTAGAGAAAAATGGTCGAATTTCCTCTTTTTTACGTAGGTAATATGATTATTTCTTGCTAGATAACCCCAATTTACAGGTTCTCTCCTTTTCTATAAAATGTAAGATGAATTATCTGATTATTTAGTGAGTTGGTCTTTTTAATTGCTTCCAGATGATTGCAGGGTTGGGTTTGGTTTTTTTAAATCTAAGTCTTACATCGTGTGATATTGAAGAAATGTAGCTATATAAGTACAAGTAGAAAAACCGACATGCTTTTAGATGGGAGAGAAGAACGGGCGATGTGCAGAAGTGGTCAGGGCTTACATTTGTGCAAGCAAGATCATAGGCAAAAAGCGAGTCGTTCTTATTGCCATTTATATGTCAAGAACATATGTACTTATATATGTGGGATGCACGATAGCTTTACACTTACGACATATGGGGGGAAAACGATGAATACAAAATGGTTGAAAGTTGTTTCTACTAGCTTTGTAGCCGGTAGCTTGTTGGTCAGTAATAGTTTCACGAGCAGCGCGTTGGGTGCATCTGGAAATAATATGGAATCACCGGTATTGACACCTGCACAAACGAAATTGTTGCAGGAAGCACAAAAGTTACAGGATTTCCGTATCCCAAAAGGTGTTGATGTAACAAGTGAAGAGCCTGTGAATATCATTGTTCAATTCAAGGAAGAACCTGTGAAAATACAGGCTGCGAAACAAAAGGGTCGCAGTGCTGTTAGTCTAGAGAAGGCAGTTCAGAAAGTGGAAGAATCCCATCAAGCATTCAAAGCCCAATTTCTCAATACACAAGCAAAGTCGAAAGCTATTATTCAAATCAAACAAGAGTATCGCCATGCTTTCAATGGTGTGGCCATTACACTTCCAGCCAATAAAATTCCTGAGTTATTGTCTTCCAATCTTGTAAAATCGATTGCTGAGGATCAGGAAGTTCATATCAATCCCCCTGCGGAACATGAAAATAAACAAACAACTGTACCAGGAGAAGAAACGCTTCCGGATATCGGCGTGGACAAGCTTCATGAAGAAGGGGTTACCGGAAAAGGTGTTAAGGTTGGTGTGCTGGATACGGGAATTGACTATAATCATCCAGACTTAAAGGATGTCTATAAGGGGGGATATGATTTTATCAACAATGATAACGATCCGATGGAAACGACGTATGCGGAGTGGAAAAACTCAGGGCGATTGGAATCGAACAGGGGATCAACCTATTATACATCTCATGGAAC belongs to Ectobacillus sp. JY-23 and includes:
- a CDS encoding metal-sensing transcriptional repressor, yielding MDHCENSMVPRTEKEVQDLLKRLKRIEGQVRGVQKMVEDDRYCVDIMVQISAINAALHNVGFQLLERHASHCVAKAISEGNGEQSMQELMTVIKQFAKK
- the copZ gene encoding copper chaperone CopZ; the protein is MITLHVEGMTCNHCKAAVTNALEELTGVTAVEVHLQEGTVDVQFDEAKVTVEALKEAIEEQGYDVK
- a CDS encoding acyltransferase family protein; this translates as MNRREEWLDAAKGFAMILVVAGHAYQQSDIITFIYWFHMPAFFLFSGYVSRPVENWSQVGSYIKKRFYGLLIPYITYMAIFTVCRYTTELLQGNTSLSWYLSDLGQLLVGGRFITGHYGVFWFVTCLFFTQILFVLLQLTIKKEALRLLSIGLFYVLAHIQGTVVSTLPGKEPSLHVLMPWNLDVTMLALFYYSIGYYAKPLLRRVPKWLTAGSLVLTVGAMILHKQGIIDYHLSMKYLTYNDYVLDAIIPLAMTIAYCGLFQMLRSVHIQSFLSFINQKSMAIMYMHVSVNKILLEVFDYGNIMFTLLGVTIPIVIVIVVSQYKQWIHVIKSRSIAWRDMPAMMVMQRKM
- a CDS encoding helix-turn-helix transcriptional regulator, giving the protein MQEGNIIRFYREKANMTQTDLGKGICSATHISKVERGLTEYSPELITDLSNKLGINMEQERRKFKKIQKKLMNWHDAMIKQRSQQIESIKQELETHEWICILKENILYSLLSARYLLMQQEEDKAYQAVTKLLKYRHAFTPFEDSLCNHLLGICYLSRQEFTKALDALTQISDTDYPNPEYLYHLGIAYHYMNSRLMAHENAVKALKAFKENNNLPGIINAEMLRLGQLQEMECKHSEQMIKDYESLIQICDLCHATEKKAKGLHNLGSVYFHNKDYKNASELYLKSMALKPEGSKEYILSLEAYVHSCIKGALLPKDELLKLSRQGLHTSQVFAYELYEILFILHIHYVQKHFKRYYNHIHKKALPYFKTNGHISYLIQYEKELYNYYLQTNQLDQALEVATSVINREVL